The proteins below are encoded in one region of Oncorhynchus nerka isolate Pitt River linkage group LG15, Oner_Uvic_2.0, whole genome shotgun sequence:
- the LOC115143660 gene encoding parathyroid hormone 4-like, protein MLVSQKHVQAVAVMVLVVFTVGHCQENESRRAVTEHQLMHDRGRTIQSLKRLIWLSSAMEGLHTAQTRSSSLLPPTALNPIPRYTPGLSPALKPHSAGSQSGEASNNHKGSLERLMKNFFSSNLMDLSEGEP, encoded by the exons ATGCTGGTATCCCAAAAGCATGTGCAGGCCGTTGCTGTCATGGTTCTTGTCGTCTTCACAGTCGGTCACTGTCAGGAGAATGAAAG cAGGCGAGCGGTAACGGAGCACCAGCTGATGCATGACCGTGGCAGGACCATCCAGAGCCTGAAGAGACTCATCTGGTTGTCCAGTGCCATGGAGGGGCTCCACACCGCCCAGACCCGCTCCTCCTCCCTGCTGCCCCCCACCGCACTCAACCCCATCCCGCGCTACACCCCGGGCCTCTCCCCTGCCCTCAAACCACACTCTGCTGGCTCACAATCTGGGGAGGCCAGCAACAACCACAAGGGGTCACTGGAGAGACTTATGAAAAACTTCTTCAGCTCCAACCTCATGGACCTCTCTGAGGGGGAACCATAG